The DNA segment GGAATTTAATATTTGTACACAATTGCATTAATGTTCATTCCCGCACCTACCGAAGCAAAAATAATAATGTCGCCTTTTTGGATACTGTGGTTTTCTAATTTACCTTTTACCAACCTGTCATATAATGTAGGAACAGTTGCCACACTACTATTACCCAATTGACCGATGCTCATTGGCATAATAAGTTCGGGCGGGTTTTTTTTGAAAAGTTTATAAAAACGCGAAACAATGGCCTCGTCCATTTTTTCATTTGCTTGATGAATTAAAATTTTCTTGACGTCATCAATTCCATATCCGCTTTTGTCCAGACAATTTTTCATTGCTTGAGGAACTTGTTTTAGTGCAAATTCGTAAATTTTCCGACCGTACATTTTAATGTAGCGCGTGTTATTAATATCTTTTTTGTCATAAGACTTTCCGAAGTAAATAAAGTCGCACTCATCCATTGTGAAGGTGGCACTTTGAAATGATAACAATCCAGCATTGTCTGCAGTTTCTTCTAATATCGTAGCGCCAGCACCATCAGAATAAATCATAGAGTCGCGATCATGTGGATCTACAACTCTTGATAATGTCTCTGACCCAATAACAAGAATACGCTTGGCCATTCCTGCTCGTATAAAAGCATTTGCTTGCAAAACTCCTTGTATCCATCCAGGACAACCGCAAACAACATCAAAAGCAGCACAGTTTGGATTCT comes from the Flavobacterium ardleyense genome and includes:
- a CDS encoding 3-oxoacyl-ACP synthase III family protein; translation: MNIKIIGSGSYIPTRTVKNTDFSDHTFLDELGAPLPHSSDVIISKLKDITGISERRYVEPQLVNSDIAFFAAEKAIEDARIDPETLDYIIVAQNYGDVVFGSNQSDSVPSIASRVKNKLRIKNPNCAAFDVVCGCPGWIQGVLQANAFIRAGMAKRILVIGSETLSRVVDPHDRDSMIYSDGAGATILEETADNAGLLSFQSATFTMDECDFIYFGKSYDKKDINNTRYIKMYGRKIYEFALKQVPQAMKNCLDKSGYGIDDVKKILIHQANEKMDEAIVSRFYKLFKKNPPELIMPMSIGQLGNSSVATVPTLYDRLVKGKLENHSIQKGDIIIFASVGAGMNINAIVYKY